The following coding sequences lie in one bacterium genomic window:
- a CDS encoding zinc ribbon domain-containing protein, whose translation MPIFEYECIECGEHTEHLQLSSDSVMAECPKCGGEVKKLMSAPAFQFKGSGWYVTDYAGKGKAPGKPDESGAGKAAAGSSKAADSAESKGADKSKDAGGSSGSSRAPAESSSAKASSPSD comes from the coding sequence ATGCCGATTTTCGAGTACGAGTGCATTGAATGCGGAGAGCACACCGAGCACCTCCAGTTGAGCTCCGATTCCGTAATGGCCGAATGTCCCAAGTGCGGTGGGGAGGTGAAGAAGCTGATGTCGGCGCCGGCCTTTCAGTTCAAGGGCAGCGGTTGGTACGTGACCGACTACGCGGGCAAGGGCAAGGCGCCGGGGAAACCGGATGAGAGCGGGGCGGGAAAGGCCGCGGCCGGTTCGAGCAAGGCGGCCGATTCGGCGGAATCGAAAGGCGCCGACAAGTCGAAAGACGCCGGCGGTTCGAGCGGCTCGAGCCGGGCTCCGGCGGAGAGCTCCTCGGCGAAGGCCTCCTCTCCGTCCGACTAG
- a CDS encoding sigma-54-dependent Fis family transcriptional regulator, translating to MLLEEQGYATREADSVGAARSVLAEDSFDLILCDIMMPDGSGLDLLKEIKESPAAETAVIMMTAYSSTKSAIEAMKLGAYDYVPKPFDVDELKVIIEKAVERNQLLAENVYLRKELEQKYGFSNIIGRSGRMQEIFALIERVSRTTSTVLVQGESGTGKELIARAIHFASPRSQTRFLSINCGALPETLLESELFGHERGAFTGAVKDKKGLFREADKGTLFLDELGEMSTSMQVKLLRVLQEKKVRRVGGHEEEPVDVRIIAASNQDLEGLVEAGEFREDLYYRVNVIPIEIPPLRHRREDIPLLVDFFIKKYASEMGIETERVDLDAMHLLESYRWPGNVRELENVIERALALTTGGSIGVQDIPAHLRNPIKHKDSWMELPAEGMDIEVHLEGIRRTLMSQALDRSGGVQTKAAELLGISFRSFRYYAKKVGLTGSEAHELDKQVAIKGA from the coding sequence ATGCTGCTCGAAGAGCAGGGCTACGCCACCCGCGAGGCGGACTCGGTCGGGGCCGCCCGCTCGGTCCTGGCCGAAGACTCCTTCGACTTGATTCTCTGCGACATCATGATGCCGGACGGCAGCGGACTCGACCTTCTCAAGGAGATCAAGGAATCTCCCGCCGCCGAAACAGCGGTCATCATGATGACCGCCTACAGCTCGACCAAGTCAGCCATCGAGGCCATGAAGCTGGGAGCGTACGACTACGTACCCAAGCCCTTCGACGTCGATGAGCTCAAAGTGATCATCGAAAAAGCGGTCGAGCGCAACCAGCTCCTGGCCGAGAACGTCTACCTTCGCAAGGAGCTCGAGCAGAAGTACGGCTTTTCCAACATCATCGGCCGCAGCGGGCGCATGCAGGAGATCTTCGCCCTCATCGAGCGCGTCAGCCGAACCACCTCGACCGTTCTGGTTCAGGGCGAAAGCGGCACCGGGAAAGAGCTCATCGCACGCGCGATTCACTTCGCCAGCCCCCGATCTCAGACGCGTTTTCTTTCGATCAACTGCGGCGCTCTTCCTGAGACCCTGCTCGAGAGCGAGCTGTTCGGCCACGAACGGGGCGCATTTACCGGGGCGGTCAAAGACAAAAAGGGGCTGTTTCGCGAAGCCGACAAGGGCACGCTGTTCCTGGATGAGCTGGGCGAGATGAGCACCTCCATGCAAGTGAAGCTCTTGCGCGTCCTCCAGGAAAAGAAGGTGCGCCGGGTGGGCGGTCACGAAGAGGAGCCGGTCGACGTTCGTATCATCGCCGCCAGCAATCAAGACCTGGAGGGCCTGGTCGAGGCCGGCGAGTTTCGCGAAGACCTCTACTACAGAGTCAACGTCATCCCGATCGAGATCCCCCCATTGCGCCACCGGCGAGAAGACATCCCCCTGTTGGTGGACTTCTTCATCAAGAAATACGCGAGTGAGATGGGGATCGAGACTGAGCGTGTCGACCTCGACGCGATGCACCTTCTCGAGTCTTACCGATGGCCCGGCAACGTGCGCGAGCTCGAGAATGTCATCGAGCGAGCCCTGGCTCTGACCACCGGCGGCTCGATCGGTGTTCAAGACATTCCTGCCCACCTGCGCAATCCGATCAAGCACAAGGACTCCTGGATGGAGCTCCCCGCGGAGGGCATGGACATCGAGGTTCACCTCGAGGGCATCCGCCGTACGTTGATGTCCCAAGCGTTGGATCGAAGCGGCGGCGTGCAGACCAAGGCTGCCGAGCTGCTCGGAATCAGCTTCCGATCGTTCCGGTACTATGCGAAGAAGGTCGGGCTCACCGGAAGCGAGGCGCACGAGCTCGACAAACAAGTGGCCATCAAGGGCGCCTAG